From Alienimonas californiensis, a single genomic window includes:
- a CDS encoding AAA family ATPase, producing the protein MARRPSGENPGRCRRRRGERRDEGRRLPGESPEEERPPTLKRRFAELIAAAFPGVLVTSDEPEDAVRDLAAVCQERNWTFAAWTATGDEEGPGDPLAAVKALPQSGDGETPAVLAMVHVHRFFQSAELLAAIRGTLAAGKTRRTCLVLIQPTGDLPPELKRDFAVLDHPLPSREELDGVAKGVATEPGELPEEMWAVLDAAAGLTRSEAENAFALSLVRHGKLDPDPLWELKAKQLTGSGSLTLCRNGPGFGSLGGMQALKAFCRTALTNLHPHAEPKGVLLLGPPGSGKSAFAKALGSEVGRPTLSLDIGGLMGSLVGQSEENTRRALATVEAMSPCVLFIDEVEKALAGTSGGQQDSGVGTRMLGALLSWLADRPRGVFAVATSNDASRLPAELTRSGRFDATFFLDLPAAEERALIWDRYRAEYGIDAGDEPADDEGWTGAEIESCCRLSALLGVSLVEAGSYVVPVSESGREQLAKLRRWASGRCLDAEGGGPYRHRDRQQSGDQPRPRRNTQRRPPGGGYSLN; encoded by the coding sequence ATGGCCAGACGACCGTCGGGCGAGAACCCCGGCCGGTGTCGAAGACGACGAGGCGAGCGACGCGACGAGGGGCGACGCCTGCCCGGCGAAAGCCCCGAGGAGGAGCGACCGCCGACCCTGAAGCGGCGGTTCGCGGAGCTGATCGCCGCCGCCTTCCCCGGCGTGCTGGTGACCAGCGACGAACCCGAGGATGCCGTTCGCGACCTCGCCGCAGTCTGCCAAGAGAGGAACTGGACCTTCGCCGCGTGGACGGCGACAGGCGACGAAGAGGGGCCCGGTGATCCACTGGCCGCCGTGAAGGCCCTGCCGCAGAGCGGAGACGGCGAGACGCCGGCGGTCTTAGCGATGGTCCACGTCCACCGCTTCTTCCAGTCCGCCGAACTGCTGGCGGCCATTCGAGGCACGCTCGCCGCGGGCAAGACCCGCCGCACCTGCTTGGTGCTGATTCAGCCGACCGGCGACCTGCCGCCGGAGTTGAAGCGGGACTTCGCCGTTCTCGATCACCCGCTTCCCAGCCGGGAAGAACTGGACGGCGTGGCGAAGGGCGTCGCCACGGAGCCGGGCGAACTTCCGGAGGAGATGTGGGCGGTGCTCGACGCCGCGGCGGGACTGACCCGCTCGGAAGCCGAGAACGCCTTCGCCCTGTCGCTGGTGCGGCACGGCAAGCTGGACCCCGACCCGCTCTGGGAGCTGAAGGCGAAGCAGCTGACCGGCTCCGGCTCGCTAACGCTGTGCCGCAACGGTCCCGGCTTCGGTTCCCTCGGCGGCATGCAGGCCCTGAAAGCCTTCTGCCGCACGGCCCTGACCAACCTGCACCCGCACGCCGAGCCCAAGGGCGTGCTCCTGCTAGGCCCGCCTGGATCCGGCAAATCGGCCTTCGCCAAGGCTCTCGGCAGCGAGGTCGGTCGGCCCACCCTGTCGCTGGATATCGGCGGGCTGATGGGTTCGCTCGTGGGTCAGTCGGAGGAAAACACGAGGCGGGCGCTGGCCACGGTGGAGGCGATGTCGCCCTGCGTGCTTTTTATTGACGAGGTCGAGAAGGCCCTCGCCGGCACGTCCGGCGGGCAGCAGGACAGCGGCGTCGGCACCCGGATGCTCGGCGCTCTTTTAAGTTGGCTCGCCGATCGCCCGCGGGGCGTGTTCGCCGTGGCGACCAGCAACGATGCGTCGAGGCTGCCGGCCGAACTGACCCGCTCCGGCCGGTTCGACGCGACGTTCTTCCTCGACCTGCCCGCCGCCGAGGAGCGTGCGTTAATCTGGGACCGCTACCGGGCGGAGTACGGGATCGACGCCGGCGACGAGCCCGCGGACGACGAGGGCTGGACCGGGGCGGAGATCGAATCCTGCTGCCGCCTGAGCGCGCTGCTGGGCGTCTCCCTGGTCGAAGCTGGCTCCTACGTCGTTCCGGTCAGCGAGAGCGGTAGGGAGCAACTGGCGAAGCTGCGGCGGTGGGCCAGCGGTCGGTGCTTGGACGCCGAGGGCGGAGGTCCGTACCGGCATCGCGATCGGCAGCAATCCGGCGATCAACCGCGACCCCGCCGCAACACGCAGCGGAGGCCGCCGGGCGGGGGCTACTCGCTGAACTGA